From the Takifugu flavidus isolate HTHZ2018 chromosome 12, ASM371156v2, whole genome shotgun sequence genome, one window contains:
- the LOC130534688 gene encoding vomeronasal type-2 receptor 1, whose amino-acid sequence MDIGPFLLAFCLFPLHVSADSTCKLKAKFNLSGYKNVEKKKVVIGGMFPVHMRVSSSGGNTSRLPVSSGCEGFNLRTFRWTRTMLFAIDEINKREDLLPDTDLGYVIYDSCFTISKAVEGTLTYLTGQDEAVPNYRCGNGPPLAALVGAGGSDLSIATARILGLYHFPQVSYCSTCSALKSKFQFPTFLRTIPNDQHQSTAMAKLVIHFGWTWVGTISADDDYGKYGIKDFKEQVEEAGVCISFSETLPKVNSPENIQRIIQTLVKSTAKIIVVFSSDVDLSPLVTELLRHNITNRTWIASEAWVTSALMLKPGASLLLGGTLGFAVKRASIPGLQRYLLDLDPYGDTLSEEFWETMFNCTLNYGKALRNTRPRTSGSNSTDRSLPDGLCTGLETVAQLKNTYSDVSQLRITYSVYKAVYAVAHALHNLEHCEQGRGPFNGRDCTNISSFEPWQLMYYLKNVRYTVPHTGEEIYFDDGDVEGFYDIINWQFNSDGEISYVKVGHFNATAAPEEQMTIMNGSIVWNSDALEPPRSVCSDNCQPGTRKGIRQGEPVCCFDCIPCADGEISNTTNARECILCGEDDWSNEAHDVCVPKIIEFLAFGEPLGITLIVISAFGALITIAVGVVFIVNVGTPLVEANDAVLSLSLLFSLVVTFLCSIVFLGEPQNWSCMTSQVALALGFALCLSCIMSKAVVLMHRAQALKAARARSKAAAKAAKVAAQDAANVGSPDVIVTNTNNNNDLGVSVNPEVDILTCAHQRALTAVATLIQAVACTVWLILLPPHAIKNTSAQNIKIILECDEGSIIFICCVFAYDILLALIAFIFAFMARKLEDHFSEGKCMTFGMLVFFIVWISFVPAYLSTRGKFMVAVQIFAILASSFGLLTCIFLPKCYILLIKPERNKEDMMRPRTKPRDGTSTGTSASLATAATEVGTAVASSAIDD is encoded by the exons ATGGATATCGGGCCTTTCCTGCTGGCTTTCTGCCTGTTTCCACTCCATGTTTCTGCCGACTCCACCTGCAAACTGAAGGCCAAGTTCAACCTGAGTGGCTACAAGAACGTGGAAAAGAAGAAGGTTGTGATCGGGGGCATGTTTCCTGTTCACATGCGTGTTTCCTCCAGTGGTGGCAACACCTCCAGACTGCCTGTATCTTCAGGGTGTGAAGG GTTTAACCTCCGTACCTTCCGTTGGACTCGGACTATGCTGTTTGCCATTGATGAGATAAACAAAAGGGAGGACCTGCTACCCGACACTGACCTGGGATATGTCATCTACGACTCCTGCTTCACCATCTCCAAGGCCGTGGAGGGCACCCTCACCTACCTGACGGGCCAAGACGAGGCTGTTCCCAACTACCGCTGTGGGAACGGTCCTCCCTTGGCTGCTCTGGTGGGAGCCGGGGGCTCTGATCTGTCCATCGCCACTGCCAGGATTCTGGGACTCTACCATTTCCCTCAG GTCAGTTATTGCTCAACCTGCTCTGCTCTAAAAAGTAAATTCCAGTTCCCTACCTTCCTGAGGACCATTCCCAATGACCAGCACCAGTCCACAGCTATGGCTAAACTGGTGATACATTTTGGCTGGACCTGGGTAGGAACCATATCTGCTGATGACGACTACGGAAAGTACGGCATCAAGGACTTcaaggagcaggtggaggaagcCGGTGTCTGCATCTCCTTCTCTGAGACCCTGCCCAAG GTGAATTCTCCAGAAAACATCCAGCGCATCATCCAAACTTTAGTTAAGTCCACGGCCAAGATCATCGTGGTCTTCTCCTCGGACGTGGACCTCAGCCCCCTCGTCACCGAGCTGCTCCGGCACAACATTACCAACCGTACCTGGATCGCCAGTGAGGCCTGGGTCACCTCCGCACTCATGCTGAAGCCTGGG GCCAGCTTGCTGCTGGGGGGCACGCTGGGCTTTGCGGTGAAAAGAGCCTCCATTCCTGGTCTTCAGCGTTATCTGCTGGACTTGGACCCTTACGGCGACACACTCAGTGAGGAGTTCTGGGAAACC ATGTTTAACTGCACGTTGAATTATGGAAAAGCTCTGAGAAACACCAGACCCAGAACCTCTGGGTCCAACAGCACAGACCGGAGTCTTCCAGATGGGCTGTGCACAGGCCTGGAGACTGTAGCACAGCTCAAAAACACCTACTCAGATGTTTCTCAGTTGCGAATCACATACAG CGTGTACAAAGCTGTGTATGCGGTGGCCCATGCCCTCCACAACCTGGAGCACTGTGAACAGGGTCGAGGGCCCTTCAACGGGAGAGACTGCACCAACATCAGCAGTTTCGAGCCATGGCAG CTGATGTACTACTTGAAGAACGTGCGTTACACAGTACCGCACACAGGCGAAGAGATCTACTTTGATGACGGTGATGTCGAAGGCTTCTATGACATCATCAACTGGCAGTTCAACAGCGACGGAGAGATATCCTACGTCAAGGTGGGACACTTCAATGCCACAGCGGCCCCCGAGGAGCAGATGACCATTATGAATGGCTCTATTGTGTGGAACAGTGATGCTCTGGAG cctcctcgGTCCGTGTGCAGTGACAACTGTCAGCCAGGCACCAGGAAGGGAATCCGCCAGGGAGAACCAGTCTGTTGCTTTGACTGTATCCCGTGTGCTGATGGAGAGATCAGCAACACAACCA ATGCTCGGGAGTGTATCCTGTGTGGCGAGGACGATTGGTCCAATGAGGCTCACGACGTCTGTGTGCCAAAGATCATTGAGTTCTTGGCCTTTGGGGAGCCGTTGGGGATCACACTTATCGTCATCTCTGCCTTCGGGGCTCTTATCACCATTGCTGTTGGG GTGGTGTTTATTGTGAATGTGGGCACGCCACTGGTGGAAGCCAATGACGCCGTCCTGAGTTTGTCACTGCTCTTCTCATTAGTGGTGACCTTCCTCTGTTCCATTGTCTTCCTTGGAGAACCTCAGAACTGGAGCTGCATGACCAGCCAAGTGGCCCTGGCTCTCGGCTTTGCACTCTGTCTCTCCTGTATCATGA GTAAAGCTGTGGTGTTGATGCACCGAGCTCAGGCCCTGAAAGCTGCTCGTGCCAGAAGCAAAGCTGCAGCTAAAGCTGCCAAAGTTGCAGCCCAAGATGCCGCCAATGTCGGCAGCCCTGACGTAATTGTAACCAACactaacaacaacaatgacCTTGGTGTCAGCGTGAACCCGGAGGTGGACATTCTGACCTGTgcccaccagagggcgctcacCGCTGTGGCCACATTAATACAG GCTGTGGCATGCACGGTGTGGCTCATTCTTTTACCCCCACATGCAATCAAGAACACTTCTGCCCAGAACATAAAGATCATCCTGGAATGTGATGAAGgctccatcatcttcatctgctgTGTCTTTGCATATGATATCCTGCTGGCTTTGATAGCTTTCATCTTTGCTTTCATGGCCCGTAAACTGGAGGACCATTTCAG CGAGGGGAAGTGCATGACCTTCGGCATGCTGGTCTTCTTCATCGTTTGGATCTCTTTTGTTCCGGCGTACCTCAGCACGCGGGGCAAGTTCATGGTGGCTGTGCAGATTTTTGCCATTCTGGCCTCCAGCTTTGGCCTGTTGACCTGCATCTTCCTGCCCAAGTGCTACATCCTCCTGATCAAACCTGAACGCAACAAGGAGGACATGATGAGGCCCCGCACCAAACCACGTGACGGAACCTCCACTGGAACCTCAGCCTCATTGGCCACAGCTGCTACAGAGGTTGGGACGGCTGTAGCGTCCAGTGCCATTGATGACTAG